One window of Dechloromonas sp. ZY10 genomic DNA carries:
- a CDS encoding phosphodiesterase — MRIAQLSDLHLTGDARPLYGAIDTEAAFVAALAALRDLQRRGIALDLVLLTGDLASQGDPAAYQRLCQALAALPWPCAVLPGNHDDRVQLRRFFPQQTWSAGVLACATVDLAAGRILLLDSSVSGQTAGEVTAAHCNWLESVSDGRPALLALHHPPFTLGLPALDAISCAGGELLACWLARHPEVAAVLCGHAHRSVSTLFAGRPAVVAPSIAHQIAWQPEAAPDALAFQLEPGAFLIHDWRPPLPPITHRLPLSAPLPVAYPD, encoded by the coding sequence ATGCGCATTGCCCAGCTTTCCGACCTGCATCTCACCGGCGACGCTCGCCCCTTGTATGGAGCGATCGACACGGAGGCGGCTTTTGTCGCAGCCTTGGCCGCGCTGCGCGATTTGCAGCGGCGCGGCATCGCGCTTGACCTGGTGTTGCTGACCGGTGACCTGGCCAGTCAGGGGGACCCGGCGGCCTATCAGCGGCTGTGCCAGGCGCTGGCGGCCTTGCCCTGGCCTTGTGCGGTACTGCCGGGGAATCACGACGACCGAGTTCAACTGCGCCGTTTCTTTCCGCAGCAGACCTGGTCTGCTGGTGTCCTTGCCTGTGCCACGGTCGACCTTGCGGCAGGCCGGATTTTGCTGCTCGACAGCAGCGTGTCGGGACAAACCGCAGGTGAGGTGACCGCAGCCCACTGCAACTGGCTGGAGTCGGTCAGTGATGGCCGGCCAGCTTTGCTGGCCCTGCATCATCCGCCGTTTACGCTGGGGTTGCCGGCTCTGGACGCGATTTCCTGTGCCGGTGGCGAATTGCTGGCGTGCTGGCTGGCACGGCATCCTGAGGTTGCGGCGGTACTTTGCGGCCACGCACACCGCAGCGTATCCACCTTGTTTGCCGGCCGTCCGGCGGTGGTGGCGCCATCGATTGCGCACCAGATTGCCTGGCAGCCGGAAGCCGCGCCGGATGCGCTGGCTTTCCAACTGGAACCCGGGGCATTCCTGATCCACGACTGGCGGCCACCGCTACCGCCGATAACCCATCGCCTGCCCTTGTCCGCGCCGCTGCCGGTTGCCTATCCTGACTGA
- a CDS encoding ammonium transporter, with product MKRVFAMLALLGAVAFGAPAWAEEKAAPAVTAVAVAAAPAAADAAPAAAAAPAAADAAAPAPVANKADNAWVMISAALVILMSIPGLALFYGGLVRSKNMLSVLMQVFTVFSLITVLWVVYGYSAAFTEGNEFFGTLDKMFLKGITPESVGATFSKGVVISELAFVIFQGAFAAITCGLIVGAFAERAKFSAILVFMVIWFTLSYIPMAHMVWYWAGPDAYTDAAAAEAAGKTAGFLFQKGALDFAGGTVVHINAAIAGLIGAALVGRRTGLGNVSMAPHSLTFTMIGASLLWFGWFGFNAGSALEASGAAALAMVNTWLATACAALSWMFAEWILKGKPSMLGVASGAVAGLVAITPAAGFVGIMGSIVIGLLAGVVCLWGVHGLKRLLGIDDSLDVFGVHGVGGILGAILTGVFADPALGGTGVYDYVANKVGDYDMVAQVIAQLWGVGTVVIWSGVVSFVAYKLVDMVIGLRVAEDEEREGLDLTSHGESAYHH from the coding sequence ATGAAACGCGTATTTGCCATGCTTGCCCTGCTCGGCGCGGTCGCCTTCGGCGCTCCGGCCTGGGCGGAAGAAAAGGCCGCCCCGGCGGTCACTGCCGTAGCGGTTGCTGCTGCGCCCGCAGCGGCCGACGCCGCGCCTGCCGCCGCTGCGGCCCCGGCTGCCGCTGATGCGGCCGCCCCGGCCCCGGTGGCCAACAAGGCCGACAACGCCTGGGTGATGATCAGCGCCGCGCTGGTGATCCTGATGTCGATTCCCGGCCTGGCCCTGTTCTACGGCGGTCTGGTCCGCTCCAAGAACATGCTTTCGGTGCTGATGCAGGTGTTCACCGTGTTCTCGCTGATTACCGTCCTCTGGGTGGTATACGGCTACTCGGCAGCCTTCACCGAAGGTAACGAATTCTTCGGTACGCTCGACAAGATGTTCCTCAAGGGCATTACCCCGGAATCGGTCGGTGCGACCTTCTCCAAGGGGGTGGTGATCTCCGAGCTGGCCTTCGTGATCTTCCAGGGCGCCTTTGCGGCGATTACCTGCGGCCTGATCGTCGGTGCTTTCGCCGAGCGCGCCAAGTTCTCCGCGATCCTGGTGTTCATGGTGATCTGGTTCACGCTTTCTTACATCCCGATGGCGCACATGGTCTGGTACTGGGCCGGTCCCGATGCCTACACCGACGCTGCCGCTGCCGAAGCTGCGGGCAAGACAGCTGGTTTCCTGTTCCAGAAGGGCGCACTTGATTTCGCTGGTGGTACGGTCGTGCATATCAACGCCGCCATCGCCGGTCTGATCGGTGCTGCGCTGGTCGGTCGTCGTACCGGTCTGGGCAACGTCTCGATGGCGCCGCACTCGCTGACCTTCACGATGATCGGTGCTTCCCTGCTGTGGTTCGGCTGGTTCGGTTTCAACGCCGGTTCCGCCCTCGAAGCGTCCGGTGCCGCTGCCCTGGCAATGGTCAACACCTGGCTGGCCACGGCTTGTGCCGCGCTGTCCTGGATGTTTGCCGAGTGGATTCTCAAGGGCAAGCCCTCGATGCTGGGCGTGGCTTCCGGTGCGGTGGCCGGCCTGGTGGCGATCACCCCGGCTGCCGGTTTTGTCGGCATCATGGGCTCGATCGTGATCGGCCTGCTGGCCGGTGTGGTCTGCCTGTGGGGCGTGCATGGCCTGAAGCGTCTGCTCGGTATCGATGACTCGCTCGACGTCTTCGGCGTGCATGGCGTTGGCGGCATCCTCGGTGCCATCCTGACCGGCGTCTTTGCTGATCCGGCCCTTGGCGGTACCGGTGTCTATGACTACGTTGCCAACAAGGTCGGCGACTACGACATGGTCGCTCAGGTCATCGCCCAGCTGTGGGGTGTCGGTACCGTCGTGATCTGGTCCGGCGTGGTTTCCTTCGTCGCCTACAAGCTGGTCGACATGGTGATCGGTCTGCGGGTTGCCGAAGACGAGGAACGCGAAGGTCTCGACCTCACCTCGCACGGCGAAAGCGCCTACCACCACTGA